The Eublepharis macularius isolate TG4126 chromosome 8, MPM_Emac_v1.0, whole genome shotgun sequence genome contains a region encoding:
- the POLR3G gene encoding DNA-directed RNA polymerase III subunit RPC7: MARSGRGRGRTAFTFDVGAIGFARGEALPEAAFKPSALYPPTDFKPVPLKAGEDEDYLVALKQEFRTTVRNTPYFVCIKNEDQGVERYSKKYLRINQADLEWTPDWRQLPREMKPKKKITKGGKLKTKPAVSKANVDVLKKLEELEKKSDGEKSDEEEKEKERGEEEEEAEEPDEYDEEEHEEENDYISSYFEDGDDYGAGSDDNMDEATY; the protein is encoded by the exons ATGGCGAGGTCAGGCCGGGGGAGAGGGCGAACTGCCTTCACATTCGATGTTGGAGCCATTGGCTTTGCTAGAGGGGAAGCACTACCTGAAGCAGCATTCAAGCCTTCTGCCCTGTATCCT CCTACAGATTTCAAACCAGTACCACTAAAAGCTGGAGAAGATGAAGATTATCTTGTGGCCTTAAAACAAGAATTTAGGACCACAGTGAGAAATACACCCTATTTTGTATGCATAAAAAATGAAGATCAAG GAGTTGAAAGATACAGCAAAAAATATTTGCGGATAAATCAAGCCGACTTAGAATGGACCCCAG ATTGGAGACAACTCCCAAGAGAGATGAAaccaaagaaaaaaattacaaaag GtggaaaactgaaaacaaaacctGCTGTATCCAAGGCTAATGTGGATGTACTCAAAAAGTTAGAG GAGTTGGAAAAGAAAAGTGATGGAGAAAAATCAGAtgaagaggaaaaggagaaggaaaggggggaagaagaggaagaagcagaAGAGCCAGATGAATATGATGAAGAGGAGCATGAAGAG gaGAATGACTACATTTCTTCATATTTTGAAGATGGAGATGACTACGGAGCTGGCAGTGATGACAACATGGATGAAGCCACTTACTAA